The nucleotide sequence AAAACAGCTAAAGTTAAGAGTAAATGAATGTACGTCCATATTCCTGTTTAGGCTGTTGTCTTACCTGTAgagttaatttatttttgtctttgccaGAAAACGACGAACTGTAAAAACAAGACGAAATGATAAGAGGAAGCTTTTGaccacagaaaaataaataaataaataaaaatgtaaaatatatacttCTGAAACATGATTCATAAAGTCTACGttaactggaagttgctgagacttttatttcagtatgttcaacagaaacagaatattgagcagggggcggggctttctttatGCGCATCACTCTCTCAAAATAAACTAAGgataagaggggcgtggctaagaatattgtggaTGAagtcatcaaactgacatcatcagaaaaGGACAGCTACTTCCGAcgcaaaagcaaattgtcagattaaattaacaatttacaattaaatttaatttaacaattaaattaaagattaccaaaacaaatatattttgttttcagtaGATTAACTCAATTGATTGAACAATTGATTAGTTATTcgcaaaataaatgttgtttattttgaaCTGACACATACTTTAGGATTTAACCAATGATGCCTTTACTTACAAtactaaaatatttgttttttgttaaaaatgtgtatgatCATTTATGGAAATTAccatatatatatgtttgattacTTCAtccacaatattcttagccacgcctcttttaacattatttaacatatatatattagggctgcacaatataactTTAGCATAGATATCGCAATATGATAATTCGCAAGAATCACATCGCAGAATATGcaatgttaaaatttttaactttaataacatctgaatatttattgttatttttacaacgatgtttattattttgcattgtaTTTTTCAACTACTGTTTCCATATATTATGAAACCTCTGAAAGCATTATATCATTGTGTAATTAATTTTCATCTTTTTCTTCATTGTATTTATCTGCTTGtagattttttataaatattatgcaaTCTAAAAtcatacattattttacattatgaaattgtattcatatcccAATATATTGCAGAACAGCAAAACATTGCAACACTAGATTTTTCTGcagccttaatatatatatatatatatatatatatatatatatatatatatatatatatatatatatgaattattattaatttattataatttattattatatatttatgtttttgcaaGTTCATATAGCGTTACATTCTAAGAAATTAGTCTATTATGTTGATATGGTGCTCAAAAaacattcttattattattattataatgtattttgaAAACAGTTGTACTACTTTTTGTGGGGGGTTTTTCCAGGCTTGTTTTGAATATTAACTTCAAAGAACAGCATTTACAAGTGTTACTTTTTTGTTTACATGAAAATaatcatgaaaataaaaatctaaaagctAAGCAACCAACCTCAGAGTTTTGAACagtgatgtaaaaataaattgttgtcGGCTTACCTTTGTCTTTCCAGACATAAAGAGACCTGCTCATCATATCTGTAGAAGTGGGCTTTTGAGTGGTCAAAGCTTGTGTACGGTAATCCTGTATTATCTGGAACtgattcttaaaaaataaaacatacaattttttacaaaaaaatgaaaaaaaaaaaaaaatcttaaattaaaatataactaatatcataatataataataattcatcagTATATGCTGTCACTGACCTTCTCCAGATGGCTGTATGATGCGTTCGAGACCTCGTGACTGATAGAACTCTTTTATTCGTTTGTCTTCACCTGTAAAGTTCAAGACGCAGGATTAAACTTCGTTTAAACTCTTTTACGTTTAAACCTTCCACTTCTCTGTACTCACTCTCCTGTAGACCTGGAACCAATTTATAGACGATGTCCTGCATGACTCTGTCCAACTTCAGATTCAGCAGCGGCTGTGTTTCATGGATTTTGATGTTACACATTGGACAATACTTGCTGGTCTGGAGATACTTCACAATGCAACTCTTGCAGACTGGGAAGAGATGGTGGGAAAGAAAATTAGCAGAtattcaacaaaaataaagtagTTGAGAGTTTCTCTAGCATGTAGGCTGTTAAATCTAATAGAGAGTAACTAAAAGAAAGATAGATACTTACATGTATGGAGACATTCTGTGATGGTGGTTGCATCGATAAAGTATCCTGCACAGAGGTAGCACACAATGTGTTCATTTAGGtcctttatcttaattttaacTTCTTCCTGTGGTACAATACAGGAAAAAAAACAGGTCAGAGATTATTATGCCAGTGGACATTCAGTAACATTAGCAGAAGTTCATGAATGCGTATCTACAGTAGGTTTGTCAAAAGTGTCGAGTTCGGTACCAAACGGTATTTGgtactgaaatttttaaaacgTCAATTTCTCGCTAACATTTAAGAGCTGtacttaaacactgctgattggccattgtgttcattgtgttcacatgctcaacagaattTATTGTGATTGTAGGTAGGTGTAGGTCAAAAATTAAGGGGTTTCAAGTATCAAAACAATAAACGTTAAATGCgactttttcatattattttgttctaatatatatatatatatatatatatatatatatatatatatatatatatatatatatatatatatatatttatatttatttattttttatatgttttcacACTATTAACAGAAGACAACCAAAAGTATGTCATTCAGTGTAATAATAGTTTTATATACTTACTTTTTTATAAACAGATGAACAAATTACAGGAGACAAATCATgtacaatacaacaaacataacataacatacagGTCAGAAAACTATAGCCAGATCTGTGTGTGAGCATTCATGCATGCATTTTGTAGCATGTAATTTTATAGTATGAACAAGGATAAacgaataacattttaaattaaatttttgaaGATCAAGCAGTTATTGCAATTTTCATTGTGATCTTCATACTATGCCGCTACAATTCCATTCAAACCACTAGgtgtaaacatttaaaactgtATAAAATTGTGTATGATCCTTTATTTAAAATTGCGTATCCCCCCAGCTAAGTTTAATTAGTACTGGTCAAAATATTTAGTTATGTTTTTTTGCATCAAATACTGTGTTTTGCTAATTGAAAATGGAGCATTATTTCACATAGATTTTTTGACAATTTATGTTCTCAAAGGAGAAATTCACGCATTATGTATGAGCCTAAACTCACatatgttaacagtatattgaGACATCTGTTTATATGCtttaaaacaactaaccacagagttaagggtAAAATATgtcaaggtaacactttattttgttgctccatttgagtattagtagactgtctgctcaatatctgctgatactgctcctttaacagacactcaactgactataagaaactttgcaaatacatgtcaacttacactaaccctaaccccaacctgtCAGTCTacgtataatctaatgagaatttcttgcaatgtaacttaaattcaacaaacggaccatcaaaataaagtgtgaccaatgtcaatctgaaaatgtgttttatatttgaCATGAGAGAACCATACATGTGTTATTGATGCTACCAAAGCTTGTCAATTTACAgtaaacaatataatttgtaaaaaattaagtgaattaaactgcacagttCAAAGGAAACAATGCTAAAAAAGGAATAAGAGCTGTTTCTCTGTAgaacaatttatttttgtttacatttttgtatattcgaggaaaaagctttgttgtgtttgtgacagatgtgaaattagcACTTGTGTGACTCtagtaaatcaaatcaaatacttTGAACATTTTGAACATTGACGGAGACATTTTTGAGTGTTTGTACAGTACACAAACACCTTAGAAAAAGCTTAATCGCTAAAATAAAACTTATTTCTTTCCATGATATTTGCAAGGAATTGCTCAAAAGTTAATGAAAAACTAATGGACTGTTTACTTGTATGTTTTCTGTGTATTTACAATCCCTTTTCCATATTTAATTTGATGCAGGCTCCAAAATGGGACATCTCGTCTGTGACCCATATACAGTTAAACACTCAATCCAGCACTGTCCTGCATTATAACAGAACCAAAGCGACTTCAAATATTTGAGCTgctttaacctaatttatctCCTATAATCATTATGCAGTTTTTATGATCTATTAGTATTTTGAGAGAGTTATTTACTTGGAGTCTGAATTTAAGTAACAGCTGACACATACAGAATATCTAAGCAATGACATCTACACTAACCGgtcactttaataggtacaccttactagttccagGTAGGCATGGACTGGtaaaagattctgacggtatgataatgtTGGATAAAAATATCTCGGTGTCACGGTTTTACAGTAGTGccattactgctctaaaatatgttctttttaaatgtctgggtaaaaacaaaaactgttttaaagagaatatattttattttaagaaacatttaaagtattttagagtagtaaacatgtcaagttaaataaatacgataaatcattgacttctgctgccttcattagttttaaaaacactgatttcatgacatctttgaatatcttttcCACCGGAGataatgttgtcctaaaaaacttcaaataaaacatgaataaaacccTTACATATATCGTAGGAACGCTATATCTGAAAATGCcttgcggttttaaaaccttgacttttccaaaacgcGGTTTACCTTAAAAATGGGTATCATCCCATGCGATTACCAGGTTGGACacccttcagatctgccttaaacccttgtggcatagattcaacaaggtactggaaataaatcaatattccattctctttaaaccctagagatggttgtgcatgaaagtcccagtagatcaacagtttctgaaataccaaCAACCATATCACATccgaagtcacttaaatcccctttcttccccatgctgatgctcggtttgaactgcagcagatcgtcttgacctacatgcctaaatgtgttgagttgctgccatgtgattggctaattgcaaatttgagttaacgagcagttggacaggagaacctaataaagtggccggtgagtgtatattacacTTTTCTTCAGTGGAACAGAACAATCGAAGATTTTCAGCTGAAACCATGGACTCTGGTTACTCATAAAAAGCATGGCAATGGCCACCAATACTTGAGGAGTCCAAAAATAATGCTGGGTAAATATGTGTTAATTATGAACACTTATTTGGTTAACTTAAAAAAACTTGAAGCCAGCAGTAGGTTTTGTGCATATTTTACCCAAGTTTTAGTTAAAGTAACCCACAAACTTTAGAGTATATGTGGATCCTGATGATACACCGAGGTCTTTAAAGcaaaatgttcagtctgagcAAAAATAACTAACATTATTTAGATCTGTAAagttatagttcacccaaagcgtaaaattcatacattattttttctcacccttcacttgtcagactttctttcttccattgaacacaaaagtcgatatgttgaagaaagctggaaagcaTATCATTTgatttttctactatggaagtcaactgtATTCAGTCAACTATGGAAGAACTGTATTCtgtattcaaaatatcttcttttgtgttcaacattaaAAGCAAACTCAAAAAGATTTGGGACAGCTTGAAGGAGAGTAAATTTGTACTTTTGGGAGGTAAATGCTTGTAATACCTGTATCCCAAACCTCTGGAAATGGTTAAGAGTGCATTAACATTTACAACAGTCTGTTGCAGAAAGCTTCCTGTCACGGACAGGCCGACACTTTCTTCAAGTCCTCAATGTTGACAGGAGTCAAAggagttcatttttattttgtctatatatgagcaatttcgtgcaaatgtcaacctttccatgaaaaaaattaagttgtcaccAAAATACGGTAACTGTTTCTTGGggttttgtgtaagcaagtattttacagtactttagaaatactcaaaaatgcatccatcaatgttttaaaactattatatttgatttactaaagacacacaagtggcaatttcacatctgtcacatccataacagagaggtgTCAAGTCCATGACGACACtgtttcctcataaatgtgaaaatcttaaataaaataaaataaattatgtttgttctatagagagccaactcttatccttttgattaacaTCATTTCTTTTGCGtagtgcagtttaattcacagaatttctacaaagtatgtgtACTGCAAACCTGctgacttttttgtcacatccataacgcatctTTATTTTCCTCatataaagtacaaaacatgtttacagactgatatttttctgatctcatGACTCTGTGGTCAGTTTTTTGGAAAAGATAAACacaagtttcaatataatgttaaggTATACTTTCTATGCAAATTTATGTTataagtttttactgcaaatgtcacatccataacgctggaattgctcatattttTGACTCTCCAGGAGCCAAAGACTGTTTACTTGAGCTTTATAAATCACGAAGGATCACAGTTTCAGCAGAGATTCTTGTTtaatatagaggtaaagttggttttatattcgcacattctttCATTTAGAAGTCCCTATACTGTTTattatgttactttgaatattcgattggaattagcatgcaagtatgacttcaaacaacattaacactatctaattcactgtgaacaatatTGTACTTTGAtcgtcatttgctgctaatatgattgtcccatttagaatttgcaaataatacttttctgaaattatgttatttaagagaaagtctgaatatccgaatataaaaccaactttacctctatttgtTTAATATCCTACTGAGAGAAAAAAAGTGACCTTGAATGGTCAGAGAGTcagtaaaaaaactatttttgactGAACAGTCAAACTGCATGACTGCTTAAAAGTGAAAGGCAAACTAGATATGACCAAAGCAATTTCAACTGTAACAATTGCTTAATTAACTTAAAGCTAAATGATTAAGTATGTTTTTTTAAGACTTAAAAGCCACCCCTGACAACTGTGTGAGTTACAAAAGCGAATTCTGTTGCGTACAACTATCACACGCACGCTCATTTCACTTGGAGCGCGCTTCAGTTTTCAGCAAGTCAGGTGTCAAAATTGTAAACAAACCTGCCATTGGTTAAACGAACCACCAAAGTATCTCCGCGAGTGCGGGTTTAGTATCAATCACTGCCAGCACCACAAGCTACTGAATTAAACATGGAATCGATGTCGAGGTAAGAAAACGCCAAGACACACAAATGCACCTTAGGGGTCACATTACGTCCCATGACTGGATTCTGAAGTGAACGCATATCCCGTCAACACGGGCACGCGCTACAGTTAAAGCACGTTGCATTATATCATATCGATGCACTTGTTCGCTCGTAAGAGCCAGTGCGCATTAATAAACATGTGGGACATCAGATCGCAACACGAGACATGCAGGGTGACCGTTATATTAGTGCAGAGTTTTATCAGCGTGTTCAGTTTTGGAGTTGGGACAAACTACAGGGCACGAGCTTCGACCTGGACCAGATCTGACAAGAAAAGCCTCGCCACGGAGAACAAAAACACAATCGCTAGACACAGTGGATTGATTCTTCGCAACACTCACGCCTGCGCAGACACGCAGCTCGGGCTCGCGCTCCATCTCTCGGCTTTCGCGCCACACAGATTATCGCTCCTCTCACGCGCGTTTACAGCACACGCGGGTGGAGAGCGGCGATGAACGGGACGCTGAAGCGATTTTTGTTTCTTTCACTCACCTCGTTTCTTAGAGGGTCGAGCTTGTAGACGTTCTGCAGCTGATTTCTTAGCCGCATAGCTATCGCCATCGGACCTTGCTCCGCCATCTTTGGGAATTCTGCATACTTCCGGGTAACGGGAGAGTGGGTGAGTTCGGTCGCTGAGAGGCGGGGGGACCTGCTGGTTCTTCCACACACAATCATTTCCATCCCACGCTGACATTATCACCGGGTCTTTCGAAAGCTGCAACTCACAGTAACATAATTGTGAAAGTGGTAGTTGACAGCGTAATAGGCTTCCCACTGTCAGGAACAGATTTCAGACGGAATTTAAACGGAGGTTAACTAAATTAgatattaaagtaaattaaagtgaataaaTTGCGAATCTGCCATTGAAAAACCCATTATgagcacttaattttttttaacatgaacctttttttttggttgaaGACTTGATACTAAAACCATTTGAGATGATTTTCCTCCTCTTATAGCTTGTTTCTTAAAACCATAATattgcattattataattatgtcaCTTTGTTGCTGTTAAATCTGAGTGAAATgaggatttttatttaaatgatgtaaaaCAACTGTGTATTTGTTCTAGTAAGCAGTCAATTTTTTGACAAAATGAATCGAATAAGTGCTAAAAGATATGCATGAGCAGTATTAATTAAAATAGCAGCCTAATATTTCACTtattttgctggaaattataaaaACAAGCATGAATTTTGTAAAGATTCTTGCCCCTTTGGTTGAGTTTGACCAATTACAAACACCTTTTCTTCCTtatggtttttatttgttataactTTGGCAGtcaggcaacacagtggctcagtgggtggcacaatcgcctcacagcaagaaggtcactggttagactctctgctgggtcagttggcatttctgtttggagtctgcatgttctccctgtgttctagtgggtttcctccgggtacttcagtttcaagtccaaagacatgcgctattggtgtaTTGGTTAAGCTAAGTTTCCgtagtgtgtgattgagtgtgtatggatgtttcccggtgatgggttgctgctggaaggacatccgccgtggaaaacatatgctggatagtttggcggttcattctgctgtggcgacgccagattaatagagactaagcggaaaagaaaatgaatgaactttggcagtttgtttttttttcaggtctGACCAATTATTATGTG is from Danio rerio strain Tuebingen ecotype United States chromosome 14, GRCz12tu, whole genome shotgun sequence and encodes:
- the pcgf1 gene encoding polycomb group RING finger protein 1; translation: MAEQGPMAIAMRLRNQLQNVYKLDPLRNEEEVKIKIKDLNEHIVCYLCAGYFIDATTITECLHTFCKSCIVKYLQTSKYCPMCNIKIHETQPLLNLKLDRVMQDIVYKLVPGLQESEDKRIKEFYQSRGLERIIQPSGEESVPDNTGLPYTSFDHSKAHFYRYDEQVSLCLERQSSSFSGKDKNKLTLQQKFVRCSVRAEVRHLRKVLCHRLNVEKHQVQMLFNNESLPDHMTMKRLWLSHWFGKAQPLVLHYTIKDKRTR
- the pcgf1 gene encoding polycomb group RING finger protein 1 isoform X1, with translation MAEQGPMAIAMRLRNQLQNVYKLDPLRNEEEVKIKIKDLNEHIVCYLCAGYFIDATTITECLHTFCKSCIVKYLQTSKYCPMCNIKIHETQPLLNLKLDRVMQDIVYKLVPGLQESEDKRIKEFYQSRGLERIIQPSGEESVPDNTGLPYTSFDHSKAHFYRYDEQVSLCLERQSSSFSGKDKNKLTLQKFVRCSVRAEVRHLRKVLCHRLNVEKHQVQMLFNNESLPDHMTMKRLWLSHWFGKAQPLVLHYTIKDKRTR